One segment of Candidatus Woesearchaeota archaeon DNA contains the following:
- a CDS encoding glycine--tRNA ligase has product MKINIDEMAVFCKRKGFVYPSSEIYGGFSGFFDYGPLGAELKQNMKQEWWKYHVKTRSDVVGIDGSIICNPKVWEASGHVSGFGDVLVECSKCQERMRADHVIEDQVGVQAEGLELAEFKKIMSENEIKCVKCGSVDLGEPKVFNLLFKTFIGAVEGDKAKAYLRGETAQLIFANFKNVLETSRLKLPFGIAQMGKAFRNEIAPRNFLFRMREFEQMEIEYFVHPDNSKDCPYIDSVMNYELLIYSADMQEKEEEHKLMTVKDALSAGIISNPWHAYWLATEITWFENLGAKKENFRIRQHQKDEMAHYSSDCWDLEYNFPFGWKELQGIADRSDFDLQQHMKHSGKDLSIFDEEAKKKIVPFVVAEPSLGTDRAFLVFMFDAYTTRKDEKGKEVVVLKLHPKLAPIQVAVLPLVNKLGDKAKEVYQELLEEFNCSYDRSGSIGRRYVRMDEVGTPLCVTVDFDTLEQNDVTLRDRDTGAQVRVKLENLSEKIRQFFKGKKLEELGNLINTN; this is encoded by the coding sequence ATGAAAATTAATATTGACGAAATGGCAGTATTTTGTAAACGTAAAGGTTTTGTATATCCAAGTAGTGAGATCTACGGGGGTTTTTCAGGATTTTTTGATTACGGGCCACTCGGAGCAGAACTTAAACAAAATATGAAACAAGAATGGTGGAAATATCATGTTAAAACTCGTTCAGATGTTGTAGGAATTGATGGAAGCATAATTTGCAATCCAAAAGTTTGGGAAGCATCAGGACACGTATCTGGATTTGGTGATGTGTTAGTAGAATGCAGTAAATGCCAAGAAAGAATGCGAGCAGATCATGTAATAGAAGATCAAGTAGGTGTGCAAGCAGAAGGTTTAGAACTTGCAGAATTCAAAAAAATAATGAGTGAAAATGAAATTAAATGCGTGAAATGTGGAAGCGTTGATTTAGGTGAACCTAAAGTATTTAATTTATTGTTTAAAACATTTATTGGAGCAGTTGAAGGAGATAAAGCAAAAGCATATCTTAGAGGAGAAACAGCTCAATTAATATTTGCAAATTTTAAAAATGTACTTGAAACAAGTCGATTAAAATTGCCCTTTGGAATTGCTCAAATGGGAAAAGCATTTAGAAATGAAATTGCACCTAGAAATTTTTTATTTAGGATGCGAGAATTTGAACAAATGGAAATAGAATATTTTGTTCATCCAGATAATTCTAAAGATTGTCCATATATTGATTCAGTAATGAATTATGAACTTTTGATTTATTCAGCAGATATGCAAGAAAAAGAAGAAGAACACAAATTAATGACTGTAAAAGATGCACTTTCTGCGGGAATTATATCAAATCCTTGGCATGCATATTGGCTTGCGACAGAAATAACCTGGTTTGAAAATTTAGGTGCTAAAAAAGAAAATTTTAGAATTAGACAACATCAAAAAGATGAAATGGCACACTATAGTTCTGATTGTTGGGACTTAGAATATAATTTTCCATTCGGGTGGAAAGAACTACAAGGAATTGCAGATCGAAGTGATTTTGATTTACAACAACACATGAAACATAGTGGAAAAGACTTAAGTATTTTTGATGAAGAAGCAAAAAAGAAAATAGTTCCATTCGTTGTAGCTGAACCTAGTCTTGGAACTGATAGAGCATTCTTAGTTTTTATGTTTGATGCATACACCACGCGAAAAGATGAAAAAGGAAAAGAAGTAGTTGTGTTAAAATTACATCCTAAACTTGCGCCAATACAAGTAGCAGTATTGCCATTAGTAAATAAGTTAGGCGATAAAGCAAAAGAAGTATATCAAGAGTTATTAGAAGAATTCAATTGTTCATATGATCGAAGTGGATCTATTGGACGAAGATATGTTCGGATGGATGAAGTTGGAACACCATTATGCGTTACAGTTGACTTTGATACTCTTGAACAAAATGATGTAACTCTTCGAGATCGTGATACTGGTGCACAAGTTCGAGTTAAACTTGAGAATTTAAGTGAAAAAATAAGACAATTCTTTAAAGGAAAAAAGCTAGAAGAATTAGGAAATTTAATAAATACAAACTAA